In Pseudomonas sp. p1(2021b), the genomic window CGAGCTTGTCGACCTGTTGATGGCTGAGCGCCCCCTTGCCGATGGCGCTCACCTGCTCATGCAGGCGTTCGTACTTGAGCAAGTCGTTGGTGGTGCTGATGCGTTCGCTGAACTGGCTGGGGTAGGTCAGGTAGGCGTAGGTCAGGCGCGCCTCCAGACCGGCGTCGTCCTTGAGCAGCGCATAAAGCGCCGCGACCGAGGTCGCGACGACCAGCACGCCCACGAGGGCTTTCCCGACTTTTTCCCAGCTCACCTTGGCGGTTCCTTCTTTCGCGGTAGGGGCGATACGAAATGGCCGGCAAAGGGTGCCAAGAACGACCGGTTGTAGCAAGCGCAAGGGCCTTGTGATGCCTCGAATCGCAATGTCACACATTAATTATTTTGTGCCATTATAGACCACACAAGAATAAATACGTGCCATAGCGAGGCCTGCGCCATGCAACACAGCCCCCCAAACGCATTCGACCAGATCGGTTTCGTCGTCGACGACCTCGACCAGAGCATCCAGCACTGGCTGCAACACCTGGGCGTCGGGCCTTGGACCCTGTTTCGCGATATCGAGCTGCAGGGCCATTACCGCGGCCAACCGGTCCAGGTGCGCATGCATGTAGGCCTGGCCTACCGCGGCGACCTACAGATCGAGCTGATCCAACCTCTTGGCGACAGCCCTTCCCCCTACCGCGATACCCGGGGCATGCACCATATGGCCTGGGTGGTAAGCGAGCTGGACAGCGCCGTCGCCGGCTTGTGCCAACGCGGCTTGCAGCCGGTGTTCGAAGCCGGCAATGCCGCGACCCGCGTGTGCTACCTGGAAAACCCCGCCGAGCCTGGCGTGCTGTTCGAAGTCATCGAGGGCGCAGGCCTGCGCCAGATGATCGACCACGGCATCGCCCAGGCACGCGGCTGGGATGGCGAACAGCCGATCCGTGTCATCGGCGCCTGAGTGTTCCCCCTGCCCAGGTGCAGGGCGCCTGGGCCATTTCCCCACAAATAAAGGAGCTTTCATGATGACTCGATTGGCAGGCAAAGTTGCCCTGATCACGGGCGCCGCACGCGGCCAGGGCGCGGCGGAGGCCCGGCGCTTCGTCGCCGAAGGTGCGCAGGTGGTGATCGCCGATGTGCTCGAGCAGGAAGGCCGGGCTCTGGCCGCCGAACTGGGCGACGCGGCGCGCTTCCAACCATTGGACGTGACGAGTGCCGAGCAGTGGCAGACTGCCGTGGAGGTCACGGTTGCGCACTTCGGCAAGCTCGATGTGCTGGTCAACAATGCCGCGACCCTGCGCATGGCGCCGCTGGAATATTGTTCGCTGGAGGACTATCGGCAGGTCATCGAGGTCAACCAGGTCGGCTGCTGGCTGGGTATGAAGTCAGTGCTGGCCGCCATGCGCCAGGCGGGCGGCGGTTCGATCGTCAATGTGTCGTCGACTGCCGGCATGGAGGGTGTGGCCTATGGCACGGCCTATTCGGCGAGCAAGTTCGCCGTGCGCGGCATGACCAAGTCGGCAGCGTTGGAGCTCGGTGCCAGCGGCATCCGTGTCAATTCGGTGCACCCGGGAGGGATCGACACAGCGATGGCGCGACCGCCGGAAATGGCCGACTTCGACCCGGCGCAGGTCTACAAGGGCTTACCGATCCCGCGTATCGGCCAGCCGGAAGAAGTCGCCAACCTGGTGCTGTTCCTGGCCAGCGACGAGTCCAGCTATTGCACGGGCTCGGAGTTCATCATCGACGGCGGCATGCTGGCGGGAAGCACGTTCGGTTGACCTACAGGGGCGCCTGGCACGGGCTGCGCCCTTGATCGCGGGACGAGCCCGCTCCCACAGGTGTGGCGTTGCGCAGGAACACTGCGCGGTACCTGTGGGAGCGGGCTTGCCCCGCGATTGGGCCGGCCTGCCTAGCGCAGGAGCCGCCCCAGATGCGTCAATGCGTAGCGCCCTCGGTCACTATGTCAGGCTGTTCGATGGGTACCTGGCACGCCAAGTGGTTCGCCGCGATGTAGCCGAAGGTCATGGCCGGGCCGATGGTCGAGCCTGGGCCCGGGTAGGTCTTGCCCATCAGTGCCGCACTGGTGTTGCCGATAGCGTACAGGCCCTCGATCACCGAGCCGTCAGGGCGCAGCACGCGAGCATCGGCATCGGTGCACAGCCCCCCCTTGGTGCCCAGCTCACCGGCGTCGATACGCAGCGCATAGTAAG contains:
- a CDS encoding glucose 1-dehydrogenase; the protein is MMTRLAGKVALITGAARGQGAAEARRFVAEGAQVVIADVLEQEGRALAAELGDAARFQPLDVTSAEQWQTAVEVTVAHFGKLDVLVNNAATLRMAPLEYCSLEDYRQVIEVNQVGCWLGMKSVLAAMRQAGGGSIVNVSSTAGMEGVAYGTAYSASKFAVRGMTKSAALELGASGIRVNSVHPGGIDTAMARPPEMADFDPAQVYKGLPIPRIGQPEEVANLVLFLASDESSYCTGSEFIIDGGMLAGSTFG
- a CDS encoding VOC family protein; translation: MQHSPPNAFDQIGFVVDDLDQSIQHWLQHLGVGPWTLFRDIELQGHYRGQPVQVRMHVGLAYRGDLQIELIQPLGDSPSPYRDTRGMHHMAWVVSELDSAVAGLCQRGLQPVFEAGNAATRVCYLENPAEPGVLFEVIEGAGLRQMIDHGIAQARGWDGEQPIRVIGA